Proteins encoded together in one Halomarina salina window:
- a CDS encoding SulP family inorganic anion transporter, with protein sequence MATRRFEERFGGTRTVFPVAQWLPDYDRSWLRLDLVAGLTVTASVIPEGMAYATLAGLPPQTGLYAALLAVVAYTLFGTSRQVIVGPTSALAILLAGGVGAVATGGASEYASLVALTTVLVGLVAVLAWLLRLGFLVHFVSGSVLTGFSAGAALYIMSTQFGPLLGIEGASGEFYERLWYVGTHLGALDAATAIVGLSAIALYLAGEHWFPRAPNALVVVVLAIVVMRVTNLQALGVGVVGSIPSGLPVPTVPVVSLSAVVALFPVAVALFMLSYVQGIGAVETFARRHDYHADANQELLADGAANVAAGLGGGFAVGGSMSRSALNDAVGGRTQLVNVVVALLLVVVLLFLTGVFTTLPETVLAAVVIVAVKSLVDVPELRRLYAVSRSEFAVAVVVLVGVLTMGLLWGVFLGVVASLLVVVARISAPQTEELAKVPGTTHFVDRRGHPGTTRVPDVLVARVDAELFYANADSVREDLLRRVDDAEASVSVVVLDCSTSPTIDLGAAEMLDDLHDGLASRDVELRLARASTQVRDLLTRAGFDEKVGPIGDDETIGDVVAEWEHRHTGSDDDGDGDE encoded by the coding sequence GTGGCGACCAGACGCTTCGAAGAGCGGTTCGGCGGCACGCGGACGGTGTTCCCCGTCGCGCAGTGGCTACCCGACTACGACCGGTCGTGGCTCCGTCTCGACCTGGTCGCTGGCCTCACTGTCACGGCGTCGGTCATCCCGGAGGGGATGGCGTACGCGACGCTCGCCGGACTTCCGCCGCAGACGGGCCTCTACGCGGCGCTGCTGGCCGTCGTCGCCTACACGCTGTTCGGCACGTCTCGGCAGGTCATCGTCGGGCCGACGTCGGCGCTCGCCATCCTGCTGGCGGGTGGGGTCGGAGCCGTCGCGACCGGTGGTGCGAGCGAGTACGCGTCGCTCGTCGCGCTGACGACGGTTCTCGTGGGCCTCGTCGCGGTCCTCGCGTGGCTGTTGCGTCTCGGCTTCCTCGTCCACTTCGTCTCGGGGTCGGTGCTGACCGGGTTCTCGGCGGGTGCGGCGCTGTACATCATGTCGACCCAGTTCGGCCCGCTGCTCGGCATCGAGGGCGCGTCGGGGGAGTTCTACGAGCGACTCTGGTACGTCGGCACGCATCTGGGTGCGCTCGACGCAGCGACGGCGATAGTGGGTCTCTCGGCCATCGCGCTCTACCTCGCTGGAGAGCACTGGTTCCCGAGAGCGCCGAACGCGCTGGTCGTCGTCGTCCTCGCCATCGTCGTGATGCGGGTGACGAACCTCCAGGCGCTCGGCGTTGGCGTCGTCGGTTCGATTCCGAGCGGACTGCCCGTGCCGACGGTCCCAGTCGTGTCGCTCTCGGCCGTCGTGGCGCTGTTCCCGGTCGCCGTCGCCCTGTTCATGCTGTCGTACGTCCAGGGCATCGGCGCCGTCGAGACGTTCGCGCGTCGCCACGACTACCACGCCGACGCGAACCAGGAACTGCTCGCCGACGGCGCGGCGAACGTCGCGGCCGGACTGGGCGGCGGGTTCGCCGTCGGTGGGAGCATGTCGCGGTCGGCGCTGAACGACGCCGTCGGCGGTCGGACGCAACTCGTCAACGTGGTCGTCGCCCTCCTGCTCGTCGTCGTCCTGCTGTTCCTGACCGGCGTGTTCACGACGCTCCCCGAGACGGTGCTCGCGGCCGTCGTCATCGTCGCCGTCAAGAGCCTCGTCGACGTGCCGGAGCTGCGACGGCTCTACGCCGTGAGCAGGAGCGAGTTCGCAGTCGCCGTGGTCGTGCTGGTCGGCGTCCTGACGATGGGGCTGCTGTGGGGCGTGTTCCTCGGCGTCGTCGCGTCACTGCTTGTCGTCGTCGCGCGCATCAGCGCACCGCAGACGGAGGAACTCGCGAAAGTGCCGGGGACGACGCACTTCGTGGACCGCCGCGGCCACCCCGGGACGACGCGGGTGCCGGACGTCCTCGTCGCGCGTGTCGACGCGGAACTGTTCTACGCGAACGCCGACTCGGTCCGCGAGGACCTGCTCCGGCGGGTCGACGACGCCGAGGCATCGGTGTCGGTGGTCGTCCTGGACTGCTCGACGTCGCCGACCATCGACCTCGGTGCGGCCGAGATGCTCGACGACCTCCACGACGGCCTCGCGAGCCGAGACGTCGAACTGCGACTGGCGCGCGCCTCGACGCAGGTCCGGGACCTGCTCACCAGAGCGGGGTTCGACGAGAAGGTCGGTCCCATCGGGGACGACGAGACCATCGGCGACGTGGTCGCAGAGTGGGAACACCGGCACACTGGGAGCGACGACGACGGTGACGGCGACGAGTGA
- a CDS encoding DMT family transporter, whose translation MSTTRAESPAVSPTLALGVAVLAVSTSAILVDLSNAPSLVKAFYRVLFTLALVAPGALLNHRDAFTRLSARDALGATLAGTALAIHFGTWFESLRWTSVAASVTLVQAQPLFVALGAFFLLDERFSRRMGVGIAVALGGMVVMSAGELLSGAAVAGSRPLYGDALALVGAVMAAAYVLAGRSLRQRVPLLPYVTVVYAVCTVVLLAFVVGAGHPLGGYPDREWLLFAAMALGPGLFGHTVLNWALGHVESSVVSVSLLGEPVGSTLLAVVVLTEFPTLATLVGGGIVLAGIYVTASDRQPSATVD comes from the coding sequence GTGTCGACCACGCGTGCCGAGTCGCCCGCCGTCTCGCCGACCCTGGCGCTCGGCGTCGCCGTCCTCGCCGTCTCGACCAGCGCCATCCTCGTGGACCTCTCGAACGCCCCGAGTCTCGTCAAGGCGTTCTACCGGGTACTGTTCACGCTCGCGCTGGTCGCGCCAGGTGCCCTCCTCAACCACCGCGACGCGTTCACTCGACTCTCGGCCAGGGACGCGCTGGGGGCGACGCTGGCCGGGACGGCGCTCGCGATCCACTTCGGGACGTGGTTCGAGAGCCTCCGGTGGACCAGCGTCGCCGCCAGCGTGACGCTCGTCCAGGCCCAGCCGCTGTTCGTCGCGCTCGGGGCGTTCTTCCTGCTCGACGAGCGCTTCTCGCGCCGGATGGGGGTCGGCATCGCCGTCGCCCTCGGTGGGATGGTCGTCATGTCCGCCGGCGAGTTGCTCTCGGGAGCGGCCGTCGCCGGGTCGCGGCCGCTGTACGGCGACGCGCTCGCACTCGTCGGCGCGGTGATGGCGGCCGCGTACGTCCTCGCCGGCCGGTCGCTTCGCCAGCGCGTCCCGCTGCTCCCGTACGTCACCGTCGTCTACGCGGTCTGTACGGTCGTGTTGCTCGCGTTCGTCGTCGGCGCGGGCCACCCGCTCGGTGGCTACCCGGACCGCGAGTGGCTCCTGTTCGCGGCGATGGCGCTCGGTCCGGGGCTGTTCGGCCACACCGTCCTGAACTGGGCGCTCGGCCACGTCGAGTCGTCGGTGGTGAGCGTCTCGCTGCTCGGGGAACCCGTCGGGAGCACGCTCCTGGCGGTCGTCGTCCTGACGGAGTTCCCGACGCTCGCGACGCTCGTCGGCGGTGGAATCGTGCTCGCAGGAATCTACGTGACGGCCAGCGACCGGCAGCCGTCGGCGACCGTCGACTGA
- a CDS encoding DUF7345 domain-containing protein, with protein sequence MQRVLMVCVLALLLALQPLTAVAGTTPANATQQEFEREEFTIHVSENGSARWTFSYKRVLSSESEREQFEAYAEEFNGEETRSYRNFVARAEALVGAGANETGREMNATGFSKEAYVRTGVNDLGVVEMSFRWNGFAAQSGDRVTVGDVFEGGLTLAPNQTLIVTWDEGLAPTSVDPDPRQATDNALVWQGRTGGAQFLDQQPRVVFGPATGNGSATPDLSEGNGSGPNQDAGGGDGSGLTTDAAGSGGGSDLPVWPFAFGAIVLVALGGLAFRHGYLDDEFDDGDATGASDGGDGGGDGRAGASDGGSDTPPTEQTGEETSEPPEPAITDEELMSDDDRVHSLLAENGGRMKQVNIVERTGWSKSKVSMLLSEMEEEGEIHKLRVGRENIISRTGDEPNASRPTFDDE encoded by the coding sequence ATGCAACGGGTGCTGATGGTCTGCGTGCTCGCCCTCTTGCTGGCGCTCCAGCCGTTGACGGCCGTCGCGGGCACGACACCCGCGAACGCCACACAACAGGAGTTCGAGCGCGAGGAGTTCACCATCCACGTCTCGGAGAACGGCTCCGCGCGCTGGACGTTCAGCTACAAGCGCGTGCTGTCGAGCGAGTCGGAACGCGAGCAGTTCGAGGCGTACGCCGAGGAGTTCAACGGCGAGGAGACCCGGTCGTACCGGAACTTCGTCGCCCGCGCCGAGGCGCTCGTCGGAGCCGGTGCCAACGAGACGGGTCGCGAGATGAACGCGACGGGGTTCTCGAAGGAGGCGTACGTCCGCACCGGTGTCAACGACCTGGGGGTCGTCGAGATGTCGTTCCGGTGGAACGGCTTCGCCGCGCAGTCGGGCGACCGGGTGACCGTCGGCGACGTGTTCGAGGGCGGCCTCACGCTGGCGCCGAACCAGACCCTCATCGTCACGTGGGACGAGGGACTCGCGCCCACGTCGGTCGACCCCGACCCGAGACAGGCGACCGACAACGCGCTCGTCTGGCAGGGACGGACCGGCGGCGCACAGTTCCTCGACCAGCAGCCGCGAGTCGTGTTCGGTCCCGCGACGGGCAACGGGTCGGCGACGCCGGACCTCTCCGAGGGTAACGGCAGTGGCCCGAATCAGGACGCGGGCGGGGGTGACGGGTCGGGACTCACCACCGACGCCGCAGGGAGCGGCGGCGGGTCCGACCTCCCGGTCTGGCCGTTCGCGTTCGGTGCGATCGTCCTCGTCGCGCTCGGTGGGCTGGCGTTCCGCCACGGCTACCTCGACGACGAGTTCGACGACGGGGACGCTACCGGCGCGAGTGACGGCGGTGACGGAGGCGGCGACGGTCGCGCCGGAGCCAGCGATGGTGGGAGTGACACACCACCGACCGAGCAGACCGGGGAGGAGACGTCGGAACCGCCCGAACCGGCCATCACGGACGAGGAGCTGATGAGCGACGACGACCGGGTCCACTCGCTGCTGGCGGAGAACGGGGGGCGGATGAAGCAGGTGAACATCGTCGAGCGGACCGGCTGGTCGAAGTCGAAGGTGAGCATGCTCCTCTCGGAGATGGAGGAGGAGGGCGAGATTCACAAGCTCCGCGTGGGTCGCGAGAACATCATCTCGCGGACCGGTGACGAACCGAACGCGAGCCGACCGACGTTCGACGACGAGTGA
- a CDS encoding SDR family NAD(P)-dependent oxidoreductase, giving the protein MTLDAFSLEGSVAIVTGASRGIGEATAVAMAEAGADVAAVARSTDDLDDTVERIEAAGASGLALSVDVTETEAVADAVETTADDLGSPDVLVNNAGTNPYFGDTRELDVETFEHIADVNTTGAFRCTRAFARHVTDRDGSGVVVNVASVGGVVGLPYQAPYTASKHAMVGLTKSLAVEWAPDIRVNALAPGYVKTEFTKGVRENESIREDLLDDIPTDRFADPEEIAAPAVYLASDAAGYATGEVHVVDGGMVAR; this is encoded by the coding sequence ATGACACTGGACGCGTTCTCGCTGGAGGGGTCGGTCGCCATCGTCACCGGAGCCAGTCGGGGAATCGGCGAGGCGACGGCCGTCGCGATGGCCGAGGCGGGCGCGGACGTCGCCGCCGTCGCCAGAAGTACCGACGACCTGGACGACACCGTCGAGCGCATCGAGGCGGCCGGGGCGAGCGGCCTCGCACTCTCGGTGGACGTGACCGAGACGGAGGCCGTCGCGGACGCCGTCGAGACGACGGCCGACGACCTCGGGTCGCCGGACGTCCTCGTGAACAACGCGGGGACGAACCCGTACTTCGGCGACACGCGGGAACTCGACGTCGAGACGTTCGAGCACATCGCCGACGTGAACACGACGGGCGCGTTCCGCTGTACGCGCGCGTTCGCCCGACACGTCACCGACCGCGACGGCTCCGGCGTCGTCGTCAACGTCGCCAGCGTGGGCGGCGTCGTGGGCCTGCCGTACCAGGCACCGTACACCGCGTCGAAGCACGCGATGGTCGGTCTGACGAAGAGCCTCGCCGTCGAGTGGGCCCCCGACATCCGGGTCAACGCGCTCGCGCCGGGCTACGTCAAGACCGAGTTCACGAAGGGCGTGCGGGAGAACGAGAGCATCCGCGAGGACCTGCTCGACGACATCCCCACCGACCGGTTCGCGGACCCGGAGGAGATAGCGGCCCCGGCCGTCTACCTCGCCAGCGACGCGGCGGGCTACGCCACCGGCGAGGTGCACGTCGTCGACGGCGGGATGGTCGCGCGCTGA
- a CDS encoding Rieske (2Fe-2S) protein, which produces MDGATRVASVEEVPDVGSYLFTVREADGDAEEVILVRAEGCETTTGDAVDEEWAVLAWKNFCQHETDQRLDRGRGAAMRDGEVICPKHGSFFDACSGHCDNGKAAGSTLVPVSVTVNRGVVYLTDDDCTYLHEGGIEPGDDGDDADGDDDDDIPGSTSHLSF; this is translated from the coding sequence ATGGACGGCGCGACACGTGTAGCGAGCGTCGAGGAGGTCCCTGACGTCGGCTCGTACCTGTTCACCGTGCGGGAGGCGGACGGCGACGCCGAGGAGGTCATCCTCGTCCGCGCGGAGGGCTGTGAGACGACGACCGGCGACGCGGTGGACGAGGAGTGGGCGGTGCTCGCCTGGAAGAACTTCTGTCAGCACGAGACCGACCAGCGACTCGACCGTGGCCGTGGCGCGGCGATGCGCGACGGCGAGGTCATCTGCCCGAAACACGGGTCGTTCTTCGACGCCTGCTCGGGCCACTGCGACAACGGGAAGGCGGCGGGGTCGACGCTGGTACCGGTCTCCGTGACCGTGAACCGGGGCGTGGTGTACCTCACCGACGACGACTGCACGTACCTCCACGAAGGCGGTATCGAGCCGGGGGACGATGGCGACGATGCGGACGGCGACGATGACGACGACATACCCGGGTCGACGTCGCACCTCTCGTTCTGA
- a CDS encoding YqcI/YcgG family protein, with protein MTDEDAPYPCYFAVEAEEEGAFRYTFPGAPDDTDARDRLAEALATYLTGYETVGGLSSLVVLFEPPADEQPAETYKRQFWDVLTYLGENDPSPWPQTVPTDPDHPKWRYCFAGEPMFLVARAPFYERRRSRHTPHGLEITVQPTAVFDGLSGMSDDGQRARAVIRERLSTYDGIERHPDSGDYSDPRKREWKQYLLPDTNEESVTRCPLPERTR; from the coding sequence ATGACCGACGAGGACGCTCCGTACCCGTGTTACTTCGCCGTCGAAGCCGAAGAGGAGGGAGCGTTCCGGTACACGTTCCCCGGTGCACCCGACGACACCGACGCCCGCGACCGACTGGCCGAGGCGCTCGCCACGTATCTCACGGGCTACGAGACGGTCGGTGGGCTGTCGTCGCTCGTCGTCCTGTTCGAACCACCAGCGGACGAACAACCCGCCGAGACGTACAAGCGTCAGTTCTGGGACGTACTCACGTACCTCGGCGAGAACGACCCGAGTCCGTGGCCACAGACGGTGCCGACCGACCCGGACCACCCGAAGTGGCGGTACTGCTTCGCGGGTGAACCGATGTTCCTCGTCGCCCGGGCTCCGTTCTACGAGCGACGGCGGAGCAGACACACCCCCCACGGTCTCGAGATAACCGTTCAGCCGACGGCCGTCTTCGATGGGCTCTCGGGGATGTCGGACGATGGGCAGCGCGCACGAGCCGTCATCCGTGAGCGGCTGAGCACGTACGACGGCATCGAGAGACATCCCGACTCGGGGGATTACAGCGATCCACGAAAGCGCGAGTGGAAACAGTACCTACTCCCCGATACGAACGAGGAGAGCGTCACCCGGTGTCCGCTTCCCGAGCGAACTCGATGA
- a CDS encoding acyl-CoA dehydrogenase family protein, translated as MSRDPIDYGALDAGRDCNYWALDRTLQRVAERAYPEADYDWAAERLDWLGEQTGTRIADNSEAVERHPPELDTYDDMGEVLNHVEYHPALADTELATYCEFGLAHDVFHAPEGRDEPLGLTHAIAGEAILSYADPGFVCPASMTVGAAIVLDRFGRDDPRTERYLDALTSDDPDEYVEGAMFLTEKQGGSDVGANETTAVATNEEGVYELTGEKWFCSNIDAEGTLALARREDAPEGTKGLSLFVVPHTLDDGGTPRGEGDDARLNDQLYRRLKDKLGTLSVPTGEVELRGATGYLVGEPERGFEYMTEMLNFERLSNAAASVGIMGRCLLESKVYAADREAFGQTIDQYPLMRRDLVEMSVDYEAATAFVFAASRLLDDYREAVLAADTVEEAHQSEAFRLMRMLVPVAKLRTARESVETASYACEVLGGNGYVSGFTTERMLRDAQVLPIWEGTSNILSLDLLRVLAKQASHEVFVPAVEERLDAAADHPELADTVETVRAELTDLQTAMGTLATEDRDYAQLQAKELANYVYDVFSAAELLAMAAEDLEAGDGRRALVAREFVRQQFGREEGRGIASGDRLPLDHFDAVVRYAVVDPADLSTAETAPADD; from the coding sequence ATGTCACGGGACCCCATCGACTACGGCGCGCTCGACGCCGGGCGAGACTGCAACTACTGGGCGCTCGACCGGACCCTCCAGCGAGTCGCGGAGCGGGCGTACCCGGAGGCGGACTACGACTGGGCGGCCGAGCGGCTGGACTGGCTGGGCGAGCAGACAGGGACGCGCATCGCGGACAACAGCGAGGCAGTCGAGCGCCACCCGCCGGAACTCGACACCTACGACGACATGGGCGAGGTGCTGAACCACGTCGAGTACCACCCCGCGCTCGCCGACACGGAACTGGCGACGTACTGCGAGTTCGGCCTCGCACACGACGTGTTCCACGCCCCGGAGGGGCGGGACGAACCGCTCGGTCTGACCCACGCTATCGCGGGCGAAGCCATCCTCTCGTACGCCGACCCCGGTTTCGTCTGCCCCGCGTCGATGACCGTCGGCGCGGCCATCGTCCTCGACCGGTTCGGGCGGGACGACCCACGGACCGAACGCTACCTCGACGCGCTGACGAGCGACGACCCCGATGAGTACGTCGAGGGCGCGATGTTCCTCACGGAGAAGCAGGGCGGGAGCGACGTCGGGGCGAACGAGACCACCGCCGTGGCCACGAACGAGGAGGGCGTCTACGAACTCACCGGCGAGAAGTGGTTCTGCTCGAACATCGACGCCGAGGGGACGCTGGCGCTCGCCCGCCGCGAGGACGCCCCCGAGGGGACGAAAGGACTCTCGCTGTTCGTCGTCCCGCACACGCTCGACGACGGGGGCACCCCACGCGGCGAGGGCGACGACGCGCGCCTCAACGACCAGTTGTACCGCCGCCTGAAGGACAAACTCGGGACGCTGTCGGTGCCGACGGGGGAGGTCGAACTGCGCGGCGCCACGGGCTACCTCGTCGGCGAACCCGAACGCGGCTTCGAGTACATGACCGAGATGCTCAACTTCGAGCGCCTGTCGAACGCTGCGGCGTCGGTGGGCATCATGGGTCGCTGCCTGCTGGAGTCGAAGGTGTACGCCGCCGACCGCGAGGCGTTCGGCCAGACCATCGACCAGTACCCGCTGATGCGCCGCGACCTCGTGGAGATGAGCGTGGACTACGAGGCCGCGACGGCGTTCGTGTTCGCCGCCTCGCGCCTGCTCGACGACTACCGCGAGGCGGTGCTGGCCGCGGACACCGTCGAGGAGGCGCACCAGTCCGAAGCGTTCCGCCTGATGCGGATGCTCGTCCCGGTCGCCAAACTCCGGACCGCCCGCGAGTCGGTCGAGACGGCCTCCTACGCCTGTGAAGTGCTGGGCGGGAACGGCTACGTCAGCGGCTTCACCACCGAGCGGATGCTTCGAGACGCGCAGGTGCTCCCCATCTGGGAGGGCACCTCGAACATCCTCTCGCTGGACCTGCTGCGCGTCCTCGCGAAGCAGGCCAGCCACGAGGTGTTCGTCCCGGCCGTCGAGGAGCGACTCGACGCGGCCGCCGACCACCCCGAACTGGCCGACACCGTCGAGACGGTCCGCGCGGAACTGACCGACCTCCAGACGGCGATGGGGACGCTCGCCACCGAGGACCGCGACTACGCCCAGCTGCAGGCCAAGGAGCTGGCGAACTACGTCTACGACGTGTTCTCGGCCGCCGAACTGCTCGCCATGGCCGCCGAGGACCTCGAGGCAGGCGACGGGCGGCGGGCGCTCGTCGCCCGCGAGTTCGTGCGCCAGCAGTTCGGCCGGGAGGAGGGTCGCGGCATCGCGTCGGGCGACCGCCTTCCGCTCGACCACTTCGACGCCGTCGTCCGGTACGCCGTGGTCGACCCAGCCGACCTCTCGACGGCGGAGACTGCCCCCGCAGACGACTGA
- a CDS encoding ABC transporter ATP-binding protein, with translation MHPVSSTTSDNSDSADPTPHRAAIRAEDVSVTYASGTEAVKGVSLTVPEGEFFGFLGPNGAGKTTTIKAFVTLLDPTGGSVTVNGFDVRRDRRALRSSIGYMAQETSVDLELTARENVRFACEAYGVPRSERAARIDELLELVDLADVADEQAKTYSGGMKKRLDVATALVHRPPLVFLDEPTTGLDPTARNRLWDYFRRINEEGTTVFLTTQYLEEADQLCDRIAVIDDGRIVALGTPEELKARVGGDVLDVDLVDPSDATLARAEGVVHDSGLLDGEGSVSRTESGLSVTAQRARRVGTDLLVALRDAGIVVEGFNVRSPTLDDVFLAITGAPARSDDEDEDRETPDDVAASEVAR, from the coding sequence ATGCATCCCGTATCCTCGACGACCAGCGACAACAGCGATTCCGCCGACCCGACGCCCCACCGCGCGGCCATCCGCGCCGAGGACGTCTCGGTGACCTACGCCTCCGGCACAGAGGCCGTGAAGGGCGTCTCCCTCACCGTCCCCGAGGGGGAGTTCTTCGGCTTCCTCGGTCCGAACGGCGCGGGCAAGACCACGACCATCAAGGCGTTCGTCACGCTCCTCGACCCGACCGGCGGGTCGGTGACCGTCAACGGCTTCGACGTGCGCCGCGACCGGCGGGCGCTCCGCTCGTCCATCGGCTACATGGCCCAGGAGACGAGCGTCGACCTCGAACTCACGGCCCGCGAGAACGTCCGGTTCGCCTGCGAGGCGTACGGCGTCCCGCGCAGCGAGCGCGCCGCGCGCATCGACGAACTCCTCGAACTCGTGGACCTCGCCGACGTCGCCGACGAGCAGGCCAAGACCTACTCCGGCGGGATGAAGAAGCGCCTCGACGTGGCGACGGCGCTCGTCCACCGCCCGCCGCTCGTCTTCCTCGACGAACCGACCACCGGGCTGGACCCCACGGCCCGGAACCGCCTCTGGGACTACTTCCGGCGCATCAACGAGGAGGGGACGACGGTGTTCCTCACCACGCAGTACCTCGAAGAGGCCGACCAGCTCTGCGACCGCATCGCCGTCATCGACGACGGCCGCATCGTCGCGCTCGGGACGCCCGAGGAGCTGAAAGCGCGCGTCGGCGGCGACGTGCTCGACGTCGACCTCGTCGACCCGAGCGACGCGACGCTCGCCCGCGCCGAAGGCGTCGTCCACGACTCCGGGCTGCTCGACGGCGAGGGGTCCGTCTCCCGGACCGAGTCGGGGCTGAGCGTCACCGCCCAGCGCGCCCGCCGGGTCGGGACCGACCTGCTGGTCGCCCTGCGCGACGCCGGTATCGTCGTCGAGGGGTTCAACGTCCGCTCGCCGACGCTCGACGACGTGTTCCTCGCCATCACCGGCGCGCCAGCCCGTTCCGACGACGAGGACGAGGACCGTGAGACACCGGACGACGTGGCCGCCTCGGAGGTGGCGCGATGA
- a CDS encoding amidohydrolase family protein — translation MATLAALDGSEPRAIDTHAHQPTAEFLEDAGGEMMQDAATKFGTSIDTWDYDAMREEYHEAGIAKTVMLGWDAETNTGNPPVPNDYVAEVRDEYPDFMIGFGSVDPLKDDCVQEAIRCVEDLDLSGFKFQQIAQGFDPSDPRHDHLWNTIEDLGVPVVFHGGSSTLGAGKPGGRGLKIRYGDPMLVDDVAAEHPGMDILLAHPAFPWEKEQLAICQQKGNVYMDLSGWLPKYIDDQVLQYAGSVLQDKVMFGTDYPMIRPGRWLDQLAEYTDFSEDVQRKILWENAEEFLGL, via the coding sequence ATGGCAACACTTGCCGCTCTCGACGGGTCGGAACCGCGCGCCATCGACACCCACGCCCACCAGCCGACCGCCGAGTTCCTGGAGGACGCCGGCGGCGAGATGATGCAGGACGCCGCGACGAAGTTCGGCACCAGCATCGACACCTGGGACTACGACGCGATGCGCGAGGAGTACCACGAGGCCGGTATCGCGAAGACGGTGATGCTCGGGTGGGACGCCGAGACGAACACCGGGAACCCGCCGGTCCCGAACGACTACGTGGCCGAGGTGCGCGACGAGTATCCCGACTTCATGATCGGGTTCGGGAGCGTCGACCCGCTGAAAGACGACTGCGTGCAGGAGGCGATTCGCTGCGTGGAGGACCTCGACCTCTCGGGGTTCAAGTTCCAGCAGATAGCACAGGGGTTCGACCCGAGCGACCCGCGACACGACCACCTCTGGAACACCATCGAGGACCTCGGTGTCCCGGTCGTCTTCCACGGCGGTAGTTCGACGCTCGGCGCGGGCAAGCCGGGCGGCCGCGGCCTGAAGATAAGGTACGGCGACCCGATGCTCGTCGACGACGTGGCCGCCGAGCACCCCGGGATGGATATCCTGCTCGCACACCCGGCGTTCCCGTGGGAGAAGGAGCAACTCGCCATCTGCCAGCAGAAGGGCAACGTCTACATGGACCTCTCGGGGTGGCTGCCGAAGTACATCGACGACCAGGTGCTCCAGTACGCCGGGAGCGTCCTGCAGGACAAGGTGATGTTCGGCACCGACTACCCGATGATCCGCCCGGGGCGCTGGCTCGACCAACTGGCCGAGTACACCGACTTCTCCGAGGACGTCCAGCGCAAGATACTCTGGGAGAACGCCGAGGAGTTCCTCGGGTTGTAG
- a CDS encoding HVO_2922 family protein, whose product MSHATFELYEDAAGKYRWRLVHRNGNIIADSGEGYVNESDARNGIHSVRSNAPEAATVETED is encoded by the coding sequence ATGTCCCACGCGACATTCGAGCTGTACGAGGACGCGGCAGGCAAGTACCGCTGGCGACTCGTCCATCGGAACGGGAACATCATCGCGGACTCCGGCGAGGGGTACGTCAACGAGAGCGACGCGCGCAACGGCATCCACAGCGTGCGCTCGAACGCACCCGAAGCAGCGACGGTCGAGACCGAGGACTGA
- a CDS encoding DUF7518 family protein: MSAHEMGRVEALEAQIEDLQRELQDLLDEYVEVQERLRRLEAVTDCDVEQAGERALADLPERLQRAAEVTRAAEHEQSQETTSPAGTSASQAEVAAAVERVEELLPEKDEEGDDADATEETDTASEEDTSDSDPGESGFDDIIVG; this comes from the coding sequence ATGAGTGCACACGAAATGGGTCGCGTCGAGGCGCTCGAAGCACAGATAGAAGACCTCCAGCGGGAGTTACAGGACCTGCTGGACGAGTACGTCGAGGTGCAGGAACGACTCCGACGACTGGAGGCAGTGACGGACTGCGACGTCGAGCAGGCGGGGGAACGTGCCCTCGCCGACCTCCCGGAACGGCTCCAGCGCGCCGCCGAAGTCACCCGTGCTGCCGAACACGAGCAGTCGCAGGAAACCACCTCCCCGGCGGGAACGTCGGCGTCACAGGCCGAAGTGGCGGCGGCGGTCGAACGGGTCGAGGAACTCCTTCCCGAGAAGGACGAGGAGGGAGACGACGCGGACGCGACCGAAGAGACGGACACCGCGAGCGAGGAGGACACGTCCGACTCCGACCCCGGCGAGAGCGGCTTCGACGACATCATCGTCGGGTAG